TCGTCCTCACGGGGATCGGGCTGACCTACGTCCCGTGGCTGTTCTACCCCGAGCGCACGATCTTCCAGTTCTACACGGTGCTCGTGCTGCCGTTCATGCTGCTCGCGCTGACCTTCGCTCTGCGCGACATCGCCGGTCCGCGACATGCCGACTCGTACCGAAGGCGCACCGGACAGCGCCTGGTGTGGGTGTTCCTGGCGGTCGCCCTGCTCCTCGCCGCCTTCTGGTATCCGGTGATCTCGGCGATGACGGTGCCGTACGACTTCTGGCGCATGCACAACTGGCTGCCCACCTGGGTCTAGACGGCCGCCAGCGCCTCCGGGTCGGTGACGGGCAGGCGGCAGGCGAAGTCGCGGCAGTCGTACGCCGTCGGACCGCCGTGCGCGGTCTTCGCCTCGAAGAGCGCGAACCCGGCGGCGGCGAACGCCCGTGCCTGCTCGGGACTCACGACGGCGACGGCGTCGGCGTCGAGGGCGCGCGCGGCGACGGCGAGCGGATGCTGCGGCTCGGCCGACACCACGACGATCTGCCGGGGTGCGGTGGCGACGAGGGCGGCCACGCGCAGCAGCGCGCCGTGCGCGAGGGGCTGCGCGAGTGCTCCCGCGGCGCCACGCGCGACGATCCGCTCGGCGAGAGCGCGGTAGGCGTGGCCGGCACCGAGCGTCCAGAGCGCGAGCGCGGCCTCGGCGAGCGCGGCGGGCCCCGAGGGCTCGTCGCCGTCGGATGCGGCATCCGGAGCACCCACGCCCTGAGCGGCGAGGACGGGATCGCCGCCGCCGGGCACCGCGAGGGCGCCGTCCGGTGCCACGCAGGCGTCGACGAGCTCGCGCGCCCGCGTCGCGTATGCGGCCTCGCCGGTCGCGACGGCCAGTGCGACGAGACCCGACGCGAACTGGCCGTAGTCGGCGATGGTGGCAGCGGCCCGTGAGGGGATCTCGTCGAGGGAGGCGCGGACGAGGAGGCCGTCCGTGGTGACGTTCGCGGTCAGCACGGCCTCGGCGGCCCAGCGCGCGGCGTCGATCCAGGAGGTCTCGCCCAGCCGCGCCCCGGCGCGAGCGAGGGAGCCGATCGCGAGTCCGTTCCACCCCGTGACGACCTTGCCGTCGACGGCCGGACGTTCGAGGCCGGCGCGGTCCGCGGCATCCCGCTCGTAGTACCCGCCCTCGCTGCGCGCACCGTCGATCCACGACTCGGAGTCCTGCGCCGCGCCGAACCCGCCCGTGGGCTGCTGCAGCACGCCGACGAGGAACGCGGCGATGCCGGTCGCCGTCGCCGCGTCACCGTCGGCGATGGCGACGTCGAGCAGCTGTGCGTTGTCGGTCAGCATGCGCTCGAAGTGCGGCACCGACCAGTCGCGACGCGTGGCGTAGCGGAAGAAGCCGCCTTCGACCGGGTCCCGCAGGGGCGAGGCGCTCATCGCCGCGAGCGCGCGCCCCGCGACCGCCGATGCGTCGCCGGCCCGCTCGCGCACCAGGCCCGTCTGGAGGAACCGCAGCGCCGTCGCCACCGGGAACTTCGGGGCCTCTCCGTCACCGAACCCGCCGTACTCGGGGTCCTCGCGCGCGGCGAGGGCCCTCGCCGCACCGGCGAGCTCCTCCGCGGACGGCGGAGCGGATGCCTCGGCACCCGTCTGCGCCCGGGCGTCGGCGAGCGCATCGACGATCGCGTCGGCCGTGCCGTCGATCTGCTCGCGGCGCTCCTCCCACGCCTCGTGGACGGCGGCGAGCACCTGCCGGAAGGCGGGAAGCCCGCCTCTCGGCTGCGGTGGGAAGTACGTGCCGGCGAAGAACGGGCGCCCCTGCGGCGTCACGAACACCGTGAGCGGCCAGCCGAGATTCGCGGTGAACGCGGACGCGGCGGCCATGTAGGCGGCGTCGACCTCGGGATGCTCCTCGCGGTCGACCTTGATCGAGACGAATCCGGCCGCGAGCTCGGCGGCGGTGGCGGGGTCTTCGAACGACTCGCGCGCCATGACGTGGCACCAGTGGCACGTGGAGTAGCCGATGGACACCAGGACGGGCACGTCGCGGGCGCGCGCCTCGGCGAACGCGTCGTCGCCCCACGGGAACCACGGGACCGGATTTCCCGCGTGCGAGCGGAGGTACGGACTCGCGGCCTCCGTGAGGCGACGGTTCATGGCGGTGTCAGTTCACCTCGTCGGGGTGGGCGCTGACGCGTCCCGACCCTTCGGGCTTCTCCATCGCGTCGATCGCGGCGACCTCGGCCTCGGTGAGCTCGAAGTCGAAGACGTCGAGGTTCTCTTCGAGGCGTTCGCGGCGGACGGACTTGGGGAAGACGATGAACCCCTTCTGCAGGTGCCAGCGCAGCACGGCCTGGGCGGGCGTCTTGTCGTGGGCCTTCGCTGCGGCGGCAACGGGATCTGCGCCGAACAGGTCGTACTTGCCCTGGCCGAGCGGACCCCACGATTCGATGCGCACGTCGTGCGCCGCGGCCCATTCGGTGATGTCGCGCTGCTGATACGCCGGGTGGAGCTCGATCTGGTTGACGGCGGGAACCACGCCGGTCGCGGCGACGAGGCGCTCGAGGTGCGGCACCAGGTGGTTGGACACGCCGATGCTGCGGGTGAGGCCCGCGTCGCGCAGCTCGACGAGCCGGGACCACGCGTGGACGTAGTTGTCGTGGGCCGGGGTCGGCCAGTGCACGAGGTAGAGGTCGACGCTCTCGAGACCCAGCTTCTCGAGACTCTCCGCGATCGCCGCCCGAGGCTCGTCGCCCTCGTGACGGTCGTTCCACAGCTTGGTGGTGATGAAGAGATCGTCGCGCGGAAGGCCGCTCGCGGCGATGGCGGCGCCGACGCCCTCTTCGTTGCCGTAGATCGCGGCGGTGTCGATGTGGCGGTAGCCGACTTCGAGCGCCTCGCTGACGGCGCGCTCGGTGTCTGCCGGCGGCACCTTGAACACGCCGTAGCCGAGCTGGGGGATGTCGTTGCCGTCGTTGAGCTTCACGGTGGGGATGTTTGCCATTCCTCCAGCCTAGGAGTGTCCGGGACGGGGTAGACCGGGTAGAGCCCGAGATCTGGCTCGCTGGCCCGAGGCGGGGCCTCGGTCTGCTTCCCCCGCCGGCCCCGACGGTAGCCGCGCCCAGGGCCCTTGAACGGAACGCCGGCGTAGACGAGCGGCTCGGCGAGTGGATCGTGCTTGCGGTGGTGCTCGGAGTCCCAGCCGACCCTGCGCACCCACTTCGCCCGCAGCTCGCTGACCTCGTCATCGAGGGTCTCGAAGCCCGCATCGGTCAGCCAATACCATCGCCACTGCAGCTCGGCGCGGACGTCCACGAGCCGCGCATCACGCAGTACACGCAGGTGCTTCGATACCGCCGTTCGCGTGATGCGGAACTCCGCCCCGACGATATGCGCCAGCTCTCCCGCGGTGTGTTCGCCACTGGCGAGGATCTCGATGATCCGGCGTCGAGCGGGTTCGGCGAGGGCGGCGAACGGGTGCATGGTCAGACCGTAGGGCGGCGGGCCGCGCCCGCGTGCTGGCGTGGCCGCCCGTGTGAATCGCGGTCACCGCTGGGCTGCGGTGGAGGAGTCGCGTCGATCGGTCGGTCGCGGATGCCGCTCCTCTTCCTCTTTCGCATTCATCACCCTCTCGTTTTCGCATGTGAGTTCTTGTTCACACGGCCTTCGGCCGGCCTCGGAGGGTCGCCGTCGTTCGGAGGACGGACGCACCCGGATGCTCTTTGCGACCACGGATCCGCGAACGGCGACACCACCCACCACGCATGTGAACCTCAACTCACATGACGGACGGCCACCACCCACCAGGCATGTGAACCCCAACTCACATACGAAAACGAAACTATGCAACTCCCGGCGACGGGACGGGGGACGAAAGTCGACGCGACTCATCAACCGCGCGTCGTCATACGATGGATGGCTATGTCCGTGCCCGAACCCGTGATCTCCTACCCCCCGGAGCTGCCCGTCAGCGCCGCGCGGGACGAGATCGCGCGCGCGATCCGCGACCACCAGGTCGTGATCGTCGCCGGGGCGACCGGATCGGGCAAGACCACGCAGCTGCCGAAGATCTGCCTCGAGCTGGGCCGCACGCGCATCGCGCACACGCAGCCGCGCCGCATCGCCGCTCGAACGATCGCCGAGCGCGTCGCCGAGGAGCTGCAGGTGCCGCTCGGCTCGACCGTCGGCTACAAGGTGCGCTTCACCGACAAGGTGACCGACGACACCCGCATCGCGCTGATGACCGACGGCATCCTGCTCAACGAGATCCATCGCGACCGGCTGCTGCGCCGCTACGACACGATCATCGTCGACGAGGCACATGAGCGCTCTCTCAACGTCGACTTCCTGATCGGCTACCTCACGCGCATCCTGCCGAAGCGTCCCGACCTCAAGGTCGTCATCACGAGCGCGACGATCGATCCGGAGAGCTTCGCGAAGCATTTCGCCGATCGCGACGGCACGCCCGCGCCCATCATCGAGGTCTCGGGTCGCACGTACCCGGTCGAGGTGCGCTACCGGCCCGGCGTGCGCGCCGCGAAGGGCGCCGATGCCGTCGAGAGCGACGACGTCGACGGCATCACGACGGCGCTGCGAGAGCTCGACCGCGAGACCGCGGGCGACGTGCTGGTGTTCCTCCCCGGTGAGGCCGAGATCCGGGACGCGATGGATGCCGTGCGCGGCATGTATGCCAAGGATGCCGCCCCCACGGAAGTGCTCCCCCTCTACGGCCGGCTCAGTTCGGCCGAGCAGCACCGCGTCTTCGAACGCTCCGCGATCGCGGGCGTGCGCCGCCGGGTCATCCTCGCGACCAACGTCGCCGAGACCAGCCTCACCGTGCCCGGCATCCGGTACGTCGTCGACACCGGCACCGCGCGCATCTCGCGCTACAGCAACCGCAGCAAGATCCAGCGCCTGCCCATCGAGGCGATCTCGCAGGCCTCCGCCCAGCAGCGCTCCGGGCGTGCCGGCCGCACCAGCCCCGGCATCGCGATCCGCCTGTACGACGAGGACGACTTCACGGCCCGGGAGGAGTTCACCGAGCCCGAGATCCTGCGCACGAGCCTGGCGTCGGTCATCCTGCAGATGCTGTCGCTGGGATTCGGCGACATCTCGGCGTTCCCGTTCCTCACCCCGCCGGACTCGCGCGGCGTGCGCGCCGCGCTCGACCTCCTCATCGAGCTCGGCGCCGTCCGTGCGCGCGGACGCGACGACGCGCCGGCGCTCACCGATCTCGGCCGCGAGATCGCCCGGCTGCCGATCGATCCCCGTTTCGCGCGCATGCTGATCGCGGCACGGAAGACCGGCGTGCTCCGCGATGTCCTCACGATCGTCGCAGGACTCTCCATCCAGGACGTGCGCGAACGGCCCGAGGAGCGACGCGAGGAGGCCGACCGCCTCCACGCCCGGTTCACCGACCCGACCAGCGACTTCCTGAGCCTCCTGAACCTCTGGAACCACCTCCAGGAGAAGCAGGCGGAGCTCGGCTCGAGCGCGTTCCGGCGCCTCTGCCGGCAGGAGCATCTCAACTACGTCCGGGTGCGCGAGTGGGCCGACGTCCACCGCCAGCTCAGCGCGCTGCTCGGCGTCTCGCGCAAGGCCGACACGGCCGCCGCGGATCCCGACGACATCCACCGCGCGATCCTCGCCGGACTGCTATCGCAGATCGGCATCCTCGACGACCGCACTCCCGCGAAGACGTCCACGCGCGGCGGCAAGCCCGATCGCGGCGCCGAACGCCGCTCGGCCGAGTACCTCGGCGCACGGGGAACGCGGTTCGCGATCTTCCCCGGGTCGGGACTGCGCAAGCAGCGCCCGACGGCGGTCATGGCCGCCGAGGTGGTCGAGACGTCGCGCCTGTTCGCCCGCACGCTGGCCGCGATCGACCCGGAATGGGCGGAGCCCCTCGCCGGCGACCTCGCCAAGCGCCGGCTGAGCGAGCCGCACTGGTCGAAGGCGTCGGGGGCGGCATCCGCCTACGAGAAGGTCACCCTCTTCGGCGTCGAGATCATCCCGAGGCGCCGTGTGCAGCTGGCCCGCTTCGACCGGCCGTACGCGCGCGAGCTGTTCGTGCGGCACGCCCTGGTCGAGGGTGAATGGGATGCCTCGGCCCTCGACAAGCGGCTGACGGCCTTCGAGCGGCGCAATCTCGAACTGCGCCGCCGACTCGAGAAGATCGAGGAGCGCGAGCGCCGCCGCGACATCCTCGTCGGCGACGAGGCCGTGTACCGGTTCTACGACGCGCGCATTCCCGGCGACGTGTACGACGTCCGTTCGTTCGAGGCCTGGTGGCGCGATGCCGCGGAGCGCACGCCGCGCCTGCTCGACATGACGGAATCCGACCTCGTCGATGAGGCCTCCCGCGGCGACGAGCGCGACTTCCCGGCGCGCTGGCAGCAGGGCGATCAGGTGCTCTCACTCGCCTACCGCTTCGAGCCGGGCGCGCCCGACGACGGTGTGACGGCGGTCGTGCCCCTGGCGCTGCTCGCCCAGCTGCGTCCCGAAGGGTTCGACTGGCAGGTCCCCGGCATGCGGGACGAACTCATCACGGCGCTGCTGCGATCGCTCCCCAAGGCGATTCGGCGCCACGTCGTTCCGGCGGCCGACTGGGCGTCCACCTTCGCGGGCGAGATCGCCGGTCAGGGACCGGAGGCGCACGGGGGCCTTCCGCCGTCGGGGCTGCGCGAGGCGCTCGCCGCGCGCATCCAGCGGGTCGCGAACCAGCCCGTCACGGCCGCCGACTTCGAGCTGGAGCGCGTGCCCGGGCATCTGCTCGTGTCGTTCCGCGCGGTCGACGAGCGCGGCCGCCCCGTCGGCTCCGATCGCGACCTCGCCACGCTGCAGGATCGCCTCGCCGGCCGCGCCCGGGCCTCGGTCGCACGTTCCCTCTCTCGGACGCCCGCGCGCGAGACCCCGACCCCCGCCCCCGGCCCCGGCGGACCCGGCATCGGCACCGCATCGGCCGGCTCCTTCATCGAGCGCGCCGGTCTCACCGAGTGGTCGTTCGGCGACCTCCCCGACGTCGTCGACACCAAGGTGGCGGGCGGCGTGGTGCGCGGCTACCCGGCGATCGTCGACGAGGGATCGAGCGTCGCGCTGCGGATCGAGGCCACCCCCGAGGCCGCCGCGCGGGCCACGCGCGACGGCGCGCGCCGCCTCCTGCTGCTCGCCGTTGCGTCGCCGACGGCCTATGTGCTCGATCACCTGACCGCCTCGGAGAAGCTCGCGCTCGCGGCATCCCCCTACGCCTCCGCCAAGGCCCTCGTCGAAGATGCGCGCGTCGCCGTCGCCGATGCCCTCGTCGAGCGCACGGCTCCCGGCGGCGTCGTGCGCACGCGGGCGGGTTTCGACGCCGTCCGCGATGCCCTGTCGGCGGTCGTCGTCGACGAGCTGTTCCAGACCGTGTCGCTGAGCGCCCGTATCCTCACGGCCTCGCGCGACGTGGAGCGCGCCGTCCGCGAGCAGAACTCGCTGACGCTGCTCGGAACGCTCAACGACATCAAGGGCCAGCTCGCCGGACTCGTCTTCCCCGGCTTCGTGTCGCGCACCGGCACCACCCGTCTCGCGCACCTGCCGCGCTATCTTCGCGGCGCTCTCGACCGGGTGCGCGCGCTCCCCGACAACCCGGGTCGCGACCGCCAGCGCATGACCGAGTTCGAACGCGCCGCGGTCGCCTTCGCGGATGCCGGCGGCACGGTGCCGCCCGAGGCGGATGCGCCTGCGCCGCTCGTGCGCGCGCGCTGGCTGCTCGAGGAGTACCGCGTGAGCCTGTTCGCCCAGCAGCTGGGGACGGCCGAGCCGGTGTCGCTTCAGCGGATTCAGAAGTCGCTGCGGGAATAGCCTCCGACGACGAGGAGGTTGCGCCTGCCATGACCACTGCGATCGTGTACTCCGAGTTCGGCGGACCCGAGGTCCTGCACTCCATCGACATCGACGCGCCGGCGCCCGGCGCCGGACAGCTCGCGATCCGCGTCGAGGCCGCGGGGGTGAACCCCATCGACGCGAAGCTGCGCTCCGGTGCGCGCCCCTCCGGGCCGATCGACGAGCCGCGCCGCGTCGGATCCGACGGCGCCGGCGTGGTGACCGCGGTCGGCGAGGGCGTGGACGGATTCCGCGCCGGGGACGCCGTGGTCTTCTCGGGTGCGAGGGGCGCGTACGCGACCGACGTCGTGATCGACGCGGCGCGCGTCCACAGCCGCCCCGCACACGTCTCGCCCGCTCAGGGCGCTGCGCTGGGCATCCCGATCGGCACCGCCTACCAGGCGCTCCGCTCGCTCGCGGTCGGTCCCGACGACACGCTGCTCCTCCACGCCGGATCCGGCGCCGTCGGACAGGCCGCCATCCAGTTCGCCGTGCTGTGGGGTGCGACCGTGATCGCGACCACCTCCGGCCGCCGGGCAGACGCCGTGCGCGCCCTCGGCGCGACGCCGGTCGAGTACGGCGACGGACTCGCCGAACGCGTGCGAGCGCTGGCCCCGAACGGCGTGACCGTCGCCCTCGACGCGGCGGGAACGGACGAGGCCCTGCAGACCTCGATCGAGCTCGTCTCCGACAGGACACGTATCGCGACCCTCGTGCGGGGGCGGGATGCCGCGTCGCTCGGCATCCGCGCGTTCTCCGGCGGATCGCCCACTCCCCTGACCCCCCAGCAGCTCGCGTGGCGTGACGAGGCGGTGCCCGTGGCACTCGCGCTGCTGGCCGCGGGCCGCTTCGATGTCGAGCTCGGACCGTCGCTGCCGCTCGCCGATGCCGCCGAAGCCCACGGGCTGGTCGAGCAGGGCGCCGACGGCAAGATCACCCTCGTCCCCTAGTCACCCCGCGGAGATCACACCAGGCCGGAAGACACCGCGCCGGATCACTCCGGGCCGGATCACACCGTGCCGGATCACACCGTGCCGGTGACCTCCGACGGGTCGGCCCCGGTCGCGATCGCGCGGCCCGGCGTGTTCGACCAGGCGCTCCACGAGCCCGGGTAGACGGCCACGTCGATCCCGGCCACGGCGCCGGCGAGAGCCGTGTGCGCCGCCGTGACGCCGGAGCCGCAGTACGCGGCGACAGGTGCTCCCGACCTCGCCCCGACGGCGTCGAACGCCGCCGCGAGTTCGTCCGGACGGCGGAATCGACTGCCGTCGAGGAGTGCGGCGGCCGGGAGGTTGCGGGCGCCGGGGATGTGGCCGGCGACCGGGTCGATCGGCTCGATGTCGCCGCGGTAGCGCTCCGGCGCGCGCGCGTCGAGCAGCACGCCCTGCTCCGCCCACGCGGCGGCCTCGTCGATCGTCACGGTCGACGCCCCGAGCTCGCTGAGCACGACGGAGCCGCGCCGCGGCGCGACCTCGCCCGTCTCGAGCGGCAGGCCGGCATCGATCCACGCGCTCAGTCCGCCGTCGAGCACGCGCACGTCGTCGACGCCGCTGCCGCGCAGCAGCCACCACGCGCGGGCCGCAGAGACCGAGTTCCAGTCGTCGTACACGACGACCGTGTCGCCGTCGTCGAGGCCCCAGCCGCGCGCCGCGTCCTCGAGCGCGTCCCGCGTCGGGAGCGGGTGGCGTCCCTCGTCAGGGCTGCCGGGACGCGAGAGCTCCGTGCCGAGGTGCACGAAGACGGCGCCGGGCAGATGTCCCGTGAGGAAGTCCGGCCGGCCGTCGGGACGATCCAGACGCCAGCGGACGTCGAGGATGCGGACGCGCGACGAGGATGCGGCGAGATCGGCGAGCGCTGCGGGGTCGATGAGGTGCGGCATCCCACCATCCTGCCCTCGTGCCCGCGTCCCGGCGCCCCGCAACAGTTCGACACACGGCGAGCGAGGCGAGGCATCCGGCGCCGACAATGGTGGGCATGTCTGAAGCCCCGCTCGCCTTCGCGACCGCACAGGTGCAGGCGGGGTTCGAGTCGGGCCTCGCCGAGAACACCGCGGTGCCGTCGATCCACCAGTCGAACGCGTTCGAATTCCGCTCGCTCAGCGACGCCCGCGACCTGTTCGCGCTGCGCCGCGACGGCAACATCTACAGCCGCGCCGCCAACCCGACCGTGCTGGTGTTCGAGAAGCGCGTGGCCGAGCTCGAAGGGGGCATCGCCGCGGCGGGCGTCGCCTCGGGTCAGGCCGCCGTCGCCCTCGCACTCCTCGCGCTCGCGAAGCAGGGCGAGCACATCGTCGCGGCACGCCAGCTCTACGGGGGCACCGTCGACCTGCTCCAGGACACGTTCGCCGACTGGGGCATCGACGTCACCTTCGTCGACCAGGACGACCCCGAGGCCTGGGCCGCCGCGGTGCGCCCCGCCACGCGCGCGTTCTTCGCGGAATCCATCACCAACCCGATCGCGCAGGTGCTCGACGTGCGCACGGTCTCCGACCTCGCCCACCGTGCCGGCGTGCCGCTCGTGATCGACGCCACGGTGGCGACCCCGTACCTGCAGCGGGTCAAGGACCTCGGAGCCGACATCACCGTCCATTCGGCGACGAAGTTCCTGGGCGGCCACGGCACGTCGCTCGGCGGCGTGATCGTCGACCTCGGCACTTTCGACTTCACCGCCGAACCGGGGCGATGGCCGCAGCTCACCGAGACCTACCCGCGCGTTCCCGACGGGAGCCTCGTCGAGCGCTTCGGCGAGTCGGGCTCCCCGTACATCGCGCTCGTGAAGACGAAGTACGTGCACGACCTCGGCCCGTCGCTCTCGGCGTTCAACGCGTTCCAGCTGCTGCAGGGCCTGGAGACCCTCGACCTGCGCATCTCACGGCATTCGGCGAGCGCGCTCGAGGTCGCGCGATTCCTGGAGCAGCATCCCGCCGTCGACCGGGTGCACCACCCGGGACTCGCGTCGAGCCCGTGGCATGAGAAGGCGCAGACCTATCTGCCGCGCGGCGCGAGTTCGGTGTTCGCCTTCGATCTGCACAGCACCGGCGACCCCGAGGCGGATTTCCGCGTCGTCGAGGACCTCGTCGCACGACTGCAGGTCGTGAAGCTCGTGGCCAACATCGGCGACGCGCGCAGCCTCGTGGCGCATCCCGCGTCGATGACCCACAGCCACCTGTCCCCCGCGCAGCTCGCCGATGCCGGCATCGCGTGGACGACCGTGCGGCTGTCGATCGGGCTCGAGGACGTGCGCGACATCGTCGCGGACCTCCGCCGTGCGCTCGCGGGCGTGCCGGCTGCGCAGGCTCGGTCCGCCGCGGAGCCTCAGCTCGCGGCGACCAGCGCGCGATAGAACCCGATCCCGCGCAGCCACACGTCCACCCGGATGCGCTCGTTGTGCGAATGCAGCGCATCGCGCTCGGCGCGGGTCAGGTGGAACGGTGTGAAGCGGTACACGTGGTCGGAGATCGCCGTGAACCACCGGCTGTCGCTCGCGCCGAGCTGCAGGTAGGGCGTGGCGAGGACGTCGTCGCCCAGGGTCTGCCCGACGGTCGTCGCGAGGCGGCGCCAGGCCTCACCGTGCCACGGCGACACCGGCGACGGATCGGAGCCGTGCCGCACCTCGATGTCGACCTCGGAGTCGGCGATCACCCGCTGAGCGCGCGCTCTCGCACCGGCGACCGTGTCTCCCGTGAGCAGGCGGATGTTGATCGAGGCCCTCGCCGTCGTGGCGAGCACGTTCTCTCCGGGAGCCCCGCTCAGCTCGGTGGCGACGGCGGTGGTGCGCACGGTCGCGTTCATCTCGGGGCCGAGGCGCGAGAGCGCTGCGGCGACGAGGGGGCCGGTGACGGCGAGGCTGCGCAGCAGCGACCGCAGCGGCTGGGGGGCGTGCGGGGCGACGGTGGACAGCATCGCCCGCACCGGCGGCGCGAGGCGCGTGGGGAACGGATGCCGGTGCAGCCGGTCGATCGCGCGCGCGAGACGTGCCGTGGCCGGCATCGCGGGCGGCGTCGATGCGTGCCCGCCTCCCTCGCGCGCCGTCAGGAGCAGCGTCATGACGCCGCGTTCGGCGACCCCCACCATCGCGGTCGGCACCGCGACTCCCGGGATCACGCCGTCCACGACCGCGCCGCCCTCGTCGAGCACGAGGGCGGGACGGATGCCGCGGCTGCGCAGCAGGTCGGCGATCGCGGCGGCGCCGCCGCCCGCGGTCTCCTCGTTGTGCCCGAACGCGAGGTACACGTCTCCGGCAGGGGTGAACCCCTCGGCCGCGAGCTGCTCGACCGCCTCGACGATCGCCACGAGCGCACCCTTGTCATCGATCGCGCCGCGCGCGTGGATCGCGGCATCCGCTCCCTCGCCGACGATCTCGGCGGCGAACGGGTCGTGCTCCCACTCGGACGCGACGACCGGGACGACGTCGATGTGCGCCATGAGGACGAGAGGATCGGATGCGCTGCGGTCACCGCGGTCCCCGTCGTGCGGGAGGTCGGCATCGTGAGCCCGCTCCCGTCCCCGCCAGCGGAAGAGCAGCGAGTGCCCGTCGACGACCTCGCGCTCCAGCGTGCGGTGCAGCGCGGGGTAGAGACGCTCCAGCGCCTGCTGGAATCGGTCGAACCCGGACCAATCGATCTCGGACTCGTCGGCGTGCGACACGGTCGGGATGCGCAGAAGCTCACGGAAACGCTCGACGGGGGATGCCACGTCCCAGAGCCTAGGCGCACGGGGTCCGCGTCGGTCGCTACGCTCGGGACATGACCGCTTCCGCATCCCCCCCGCGCTGGGGCATCCTCGGACCGGGCGGCATCGCCCGCGCCTTCGCGTCCGACCTCCGTACCGCGGGCCTCGACCTCGCGGCCGTCGGGTCGCGCAGCGCCGAGTCCGCGGGCGCTTTCGCGGCCGACTTCGACGTGGCCCGCGCGCACGGCTCGTACGAGGCGCTCGTGTCCGACCCCGACGTCGACATCGTCTACATCGCGACCCCGCATCCGTTCCACGCCGAGCAGGCGATCCTCGCGCTCGAGCACGGCAAGCACGTGCTCGTCGAGAAGCCCTTCACGCTCACCG
This window of the Microbacterium sp. SSM24 genome carries:
- a CDS encoding sulfurtransferase yields the protein MPHLIDPAALADLAASSSRVRILDVRWRLDRPDGRPDFLTGHLPGAVFVHLGTELSRPGSPDEGRHPLPTRDALEDAARGWGLDDGDTVVVYDDWNSVSAARAWWLLRGSGVDDVRVLDGGLSAWIDAGLPLETGEVAPRRGSVVLSELGASTVTIDEAAAWAEQGVLLDARAPERYRGDIEPIDPVAGHIPGARNLPAAALLDGSRFRRPDELAAAFDAVGARSGAPVAAYCGSGVTAAHTALAGAVAGIDVAVYPGSWSAWSNTPGRAIATGADPSEVTGTV
- a CDS encoding O-acetylhomoserine aminocarboxypropyltransferase/cysteine synthase family protein; this translates as MVGMSEAPLAFATAQVQAGFESGLAENTAVPSIHQSNAFEFRSLSDARDLFALRRDGNIYSRAANPTVLVFEKRVAELEGGIAAAGVASGQAAVALALLALAKQGEHIVAARQLYGGTVDLLQDTFADWGIDVTFVDQDDPEAWAAAVRPATRAFFAESITNPIAQVLDVRTVSDLAHRAGVPLVIDATVATPYLQRVKDLGADITVHSATKFLGGHGTSLGGVIVDLGTFDFTAEPGRWPQLTETYPRVPDGSLVERFGESGSPYIALVKTKYVHDLGPSLSAFNAFQLLQGLETLDLRISRHSASALEVARFLEQHPAVDRVHHPGLASSPWHEKAQTYLPRGASSVFAFDLHSTGDPEADFRVVEDLVARLQVVKLVANIGDARSLVAHPASMTHSHLSPAQLADAGIAWTTVRLSIGLEDVRDIVADLRRALAGVPAAQARSAAEPQLAATSAR
- a CDS encoding M20/M25/M40 family metallo-hydrolase — protein: MASPVERFRELLRIPTVSHADESEIDWSGFDRFQQALERLYPALHRTLEREVVDGHSLLFRWRGRERAHDADLPHDGDRGDRSASDPLVLMAHIDVVPVVASEWEHDPFAAEIVGEGADAAIHARGAIDDKGALVAIVEAVEQLAAEGFTPAGDVYLAFGHNEETAGGGAAAIADLLRSRGIRPALVLDEGGAVVDGVIPGVAVPTAMVGVAERGVMTLLLTAREGGGHASTPPAMPATARLARAIDRLHRHPFPTRLAPPVRAMLSTVAPHAPQPLRSLLRSLAVTGPLVAAALSRLGPEMNATVRTTAVATELSGAPGENVLATTARASINIRLLTGDTVAGARARAQRVIADSEVDIEVRHGSDPSPVSPWHGEAWRRLATTVGQTLGDDVLATPYLQLGASDSRWFTAISDHVYRFTPFHLTRAERDALHSHNERIRVDVWLRGIGFYRALVAAS